Proteins from a single region of Apium graveolens cultivar Ventura chromosome 7, ASM990537v1, whole genome shotgun sequence:
- the LOC141673875 gene encoding uncharacterized protein LOC141673875, with product IQGGCIADIGSCGTGFDSASGSVRTNKFRTKGSELADRKGEKNKAMPRAPSIRCSSIDEALSLSSRARCNKGLILFPSREPRERLVPRGAKLIFLSG from the coding sequence ATACAAGGAGGATGTATAGCTGATATAGGATCTTGTGGAACAGGATTTGATTCTGCAAGCGGTTCGGTACGAACGAATAAATTTCGAACAAAAGGGTCGGAACTCGCTGATAGGAAAGGAGAGAAAAACAAAGCAATGCCAAGAGCTCCGTCAATCCGCTGTTCATCGATAGACGAAGCTCTCTCTTTATCATCTCGTGCCAGATGCAACAAAGGACTCATCCTTTTTCCTTCTCGCGAACCGCGGGAGCGCCTAGTGCCCAGAGGAGCAAAGCTCATTTTCCTTTCAGGGTAA